In Propionimicrobium sp. PCR01-08-3, one DNA window encodes the following:
- a CDS encoding ABC transporter permease encodes MTEQTKVAVPHDTSGEKTRPGARDELDLGSKIRDWVVRYGFVAVTIVLFVYFAATEPAFRTSPAILSMLKFASTTAILGLAMTFAMVVGGMDMSIGSQAGLAVQLAAMTMVFYNMTGGTAIVIVLIAGLIVGAVNAVLIVVCKIPDLLATLAMMFVIQGAKLIPVDGQSVSAGMVMSNGSQAPGKFTQGFLMLDRGTVGPIPMPVVIMLVLTIASWFFLSRTKWGRLMYAVGANPEAARLAGVRVGWMRAAAYIICAELAAIAGLILVSRIGQGDVNAGSSSLLEAVAVALVGTSVLGMNKPNPWGTLLGALLVGIVLTGLTMKGFQYYYQDTSKGLVLVLALLFSYTVSRKKVRYTPAT; translated from the coding sequence CGGAGCAGACCAAGGTGGCTGTGCCTCACGACACCAGTGGCGAGAAGACTCGTCCGGGAGCAAGGGATGAGCTCGATCTCGGGTCGAAGATCCGCGATTGGGTCGTCAGGTATGGGTTCGTTGCAGTGACGATCGTCCTCTTTGTCTATTTCGCAGCCACCGAGCCGGCCTTTCGGACGAGCCCAGCGATCTTGTCGATGCTGAAGTTCGCGTCGACCACGGCCATTCTCGGGCTGGCGATGACATTCGCGATGGTGGTCGGCGGCATGGACATGTCGATCGGTTCTCAGGCCGGGCTGGCCGTTCAGCTTGCCGCGATGACCATGGTCTTCTACAACATGACCGGTGGCACGGCGATCGTTATCGTCCTTATCGCGGGACTGATCGTCGGTGCAGTCAACGCCGTATTAATCGTGGTCTGTAAGATTCCCGATCTGCTGGCGACGCTCGCGATGATGTTCGTCATTCAAGGTGCCAAGCTGATCCCCGTCGACGGGCAATCGGTCTCTGCCGGCATGGTGATGAGCAACGGGTCTCAGGCGCCCGGCAAGTTCACACAAGGCTTCTTGATGCTCGACCGCGGCACCGTTGGGCCGATTCCCATGCCGGTGGTCATCATGTTGGTGCTGACGATTGCATCCTGGTTCTTTCTCAGCCGCACCAAATGGGGCCGACTGATGTACGCGGTGGGCGCGAACCCGGAAGCCGCCAGACTCGCCGGTGTCCGAGTCGGATGGATGCGTGCTGCCGCTTACATCATCTGTGCGGAACTAGCCGCCATCGCCGGACTGATTCTGGTATCGCGAATCGGCCAGGGAGACGTCAACGCGGGATCGTCGAGTCTGCTCGAGGCAGTTGCCGTCGCATTGGTCGGCACCTCGGTTCTCGGTATGAACAAGCCGAACCCATGGGGCACCCTGCTCGGCGCATTGCTGGTGGGCATCGTTTTGACCGGCCTCACGATGAAGGGCTTCCAGTACTACTACCAAGACACCTCCAAAGGGCTGGTCTTGGTGCTCGCGCTGCTCTTCTCGTACACGGTTTCCCGTAAGAAGGTGCGCTATACCCCGGCAACTTAA